The genomic segment TTTAGTAAAGCGCTCACTAGCTCCCTCATCAATTTCAACAAGCGAAGCAATTATTGGGGGTTTATCCGAAGAAGGATCGCACTCAACCTCAACAGCCAAATATCTATCTCCATCGCCTCTTTCCGACTTTTTTCTAACTACAAAAACGGTAATTTCTTTATCTTCTTGCTGTAAAACTGTTCCTACTAGAACAGAAGCTTCATCCTCAGTAGGAACCAGACTTCTTTCCCGAAATTCTCTATTGAATGTTGAGCCTATACCATTTCGTGTTCCCTGGGTTTCATTTAATACTGCTTGCCTAGTTTTTGGATGATTGGCCACTCTTTGGTAAAAGTTATCCCATTGTCTTAAAGTACGTATAAGATTTCTTATACGTTTTTCGCCTTGCCTACTGAATAGGTATTTTAAATCTTTAAGCTTATCTACTAATATCCTTGCCTGTCCCAAAAATATTTCTTCTAGAGTATCTCTCCCTCCACTAAATATTCCCTTCAAGCTATCAGGATGGACTATCTTTGTAAAGTATTTTTTTCCAATACCAAGGCTATAAGCACGAACCATTTTAGGAGAAAGACGTCCCTCATCGTCTAAAAATTTCCGAGCTGACGTGATAACTGTTTGACCTTCAACAAATATTCCTTTTTCACCCTTAGCGAAACCCTCATGTTTTAAATAATCCCTTATTTTTTGTGAAAGATTACCATCCTCTGCAACTCCATAGTCCAGACAATAACCTCCTAACATTCTGTAAATATCTGCCCTTATTGTTGCGTTGGCTCCACCCATAAACAAAAGTCCTTTTTCAGTCCTGTCTTTTATATGTTTCTTATTAATCTTTTCTTCCAAAGCTTTTACTTGCTCATCTTCTGAAGCAAAGTGAATCGGACCTGTGGTTGCAACAATTTCCTTTCTTTCATAAGCAGCTCTGACAGAAGATAAATATCCAGGCTCTAAAAGAGTATCGGAATCTGTGCCGACTAATATTAAAGGAATAGTGGAAAGCGACTCGCTTACTAGAGCTCTGTCAACCCCTTTTCTTCTTGCAAAAGCGATATTGCCAGGAATTGAGCCAGTGGCAATATTTGCACCTTTTCCTTTGGCCAAACTGCCCACATCAAATTTTTGCCTTCCTTGCTCATCATTATTATCCGAAACCACTACAATTACCGTATCATCAAAGCGTTGCTCGTGAATTGAGTCAAGTGTGTGAGGTAGGCCCTCTTCTTCCTTCCAATATGAAGGAACTACAATCGCATAGACTCTTGCTTCTCCGCTTTTTAATCTATCGTTTTGATTCGTGTACCTTTGTATTTTCCTGAAAAGAATTTCTTCTTCGTCAGTAACCGTCTCATCTTCAAGCTGGGTATCGAATTTTACGTTAATAGTCCCGTTTTCACACTCCTGTTCTAGGCTTCGAGTTAATTCCTGAACTTCTTGAGGTGCGATTACGCTTCCTGAGGACCAAACATTTGTAATTAATCGCGCCTGAAGTAAATCCTTATTTTGTTTTGCGCTCAAAAAACCTTCTTTTAGAATTGAATTTCTTTCAGGAGAAAGTTGCAACTCAGACACTGATGACTCAAAAGTACTTATAGACAAATCTTCACTGCTTACTTCCATTTACCATTATTTTACATAAAGATGAAGAAAAGTTAAAGTCCGTTCCAAGATAGCCCTATTTTGACTTAAGCTTAGTAGAATTGCTATATTGATTATGGAACCATTTTTCAGATTGTTTTTTAATGGGGCACTCGTCAGTGAAGAGCAATCTGAACTGGTTCCACGAATGTCCCATTTTAATTTAAAAAGGTACTTTAAAATTTTTGCGTTTTTCTTTTAAGCAAAATCTTCAGAAAGATATTGCTTGTTCGAGCCAACTTTTCCTTCTTGGTGACCCCGGCAGGACTCGAACCTGCAACCAACTGCTTAAGAGGCAGCTGCTCTGCCTTTGAGCTACGGGGCCTGGGCGCGCCTGGAGGGATTCGAACCCCCAACCCTCTGTTCCGAAGACAGATGCTCTAGTCCATTGAGCTACAGGCGCTTTTATTTGCGTCTCTATTTTAGCAAAAATGGGGAAAGAGCTCAATTAAAAAAAGAAATAAATTAGAGTCCCAAAAATTGCCAAAGCGCCGAAGTCGGCGATGGAAGTAGCTAAAGGAATCAAAATATTATCGGGATCAAAACCTTTTTTGTAAAAGAAAATTCCTAAAGAGAAAATGGTTAAAGATAAGAGGATAACCAGTGAAAGCGTGGTTAAGACGGTAACAATCGTCACTTTTAAGATAAGAGAAAAAGTCAAGGGAAAACCCTGAATTGAACTAATAGAAATTGCCAAAAAAGAAATTAAGAATGAATAAAACAAGGCGATTAAAAGGACATTTTTAACTAGATTTTTTAGTTTTTTTGACCGATACCAATGAGTTGGAATAGATCCTCTGTAGAGCCAGGTCGTGAATTTAGAACCCAAAATAGCCCCGTAGTCACCAATCATGTCATTTAGGGCTGGAAAGAGGATTACTAAGGGTAGAATAACGATTAGTTTTGGCTTAACTAGAGTTAAGCCGATTCCGCCAAGAGAACTTAGAGTTGAAGCAAGAATTAAAGCTGGTAGACTTTGAATAAGTATTTTTTTAGCGTTTTTCATTAGAAAATGGTTTTGATCACTAGAATTAAAACAATAACACTCACAATGTCAGTGACTGAAGTCAAAAAAGCACCCATGATATTATCAGGGTCATAACCTCTTTTATATAACCAAACAGAGGAAGCGAGAGTTAAAGGAATTAAGATAAGACTAACAATCAGGCTTGATAAAAAAGAAACCAAGACTAACTGAAGCACCAGTTTTTTAAGAATTAACAGAGTCAAAAAAAGAATAAAAATTCCCAAAATTAAACTACTGACGACTGATAAAATAAATGAGGAAAAAAGATTAACTTTAACGTAATAGTCTTTTAAACCATCTGCCTTTTCCACCCCTTTAGTATGAACTAATGATCCCGTTCGCGCGGCCAAGGTACTGTTGATACAACCTTGTAACTCTAAAAATCCAGGCAACAAGATAAAAAATCCAGGCAGGAATTGAAGATTTTCTATTCTTGAGGCAAGAATAGTGCCTGCTAAAATACCTCCAAGAATAGAAACAATTTGACCTTCAAAAATATCTCTAATATATTGTTTTGGTTTGTAAGGGCTAACAAGATCTCTCACAATATTAATTAAATACCTAGAGACAAAAAATTTCAAGGTTTCATTTTTTAT from the Patescibacteria group bacterium genome contains:
- a CDS encoding glycosyltransferase family 2 protein, translating into MEVSSEDLSISTFESSVSELQLSPERNSILKEGFLSAKQNKDLLQARLITNVWSSGSVIAPQEVQELTRSLEQECENGTINVKFDTQLEDETVTDEEEILFRKIQRYTNQNDRLKSGEARVYAIVVPSYWKEEEGLPHTLDSIHEQRFDDTVIVVVSDNNDEQGRQKFDVGSLAKGKGANIATGSIPGNIAFARRKGVDRALVSESLSTIPLILVGTDSDTLLEPGYLSSVRAAYERKEIVATTGPIHFASEDEQVKALEEKINKKHIKDRTEKGLLFMGGANATIRADIYRMLGGYCLDYGVAEDGNLSQKIRDYLKHEGFAKGEKGIFVEGQTVITSARKFLDDEGRLSPKMVRAYSLGIGKKYFTKIVHPDSLKGIFSGGRDTLEEIFLGQARILVDKLKDLKYLFSRQGEKRIRNLIRTLRQWDNFYQRVANHPKTRQAVLNETQGTRNGIGSTFNREFRERSLVPTEDEASVLVGTVLQQEDKEITVFVVRKKSERGDGDRYLAVEVECDPSSDKPPIIASLVEIDEGASERFTKVSWYSERMYFHPDDDYPRTAILIFNTHSASISKVPTEKVDVYIGEKEIRDKAKLLFSAYENSKGEDNKAVEVLRDYVSI
- a CDS encoding magnesium transporter translates to MKNAKKILIQSLPALILASTLSSLGGIGLTLVKPKLIVILPLVILFPALNDMIGDYGAILGSKFTTWLYRGSIPTHWYRSKKLKNLVKNVLLIALFYSFLISFLAISISSIQGFPLTFSLILKVTIVTVLTTLSLVILLSLTIFSLGIFFYKKGFDPDNILIPLATSIADFGALAIFGTLIYFFF
- a CDS encoding magnesium transporter, which gives rise to MRDLVSPYKPKQYIRDIFEGQIVSILGGILAGTILASRIENLQFLPGFFILLPGFLELQGCINSTLAARTGSLVHTKGVEKADGLKDYYVKVNLFSSFILSVVSSLILGIFILFLTLLILKKLVLQLVLVSFLSSLIVSLILIPLTLASSVWLYKRGYDPDNIMGAFLTSVTDIVSVIVLILVIKTIF